The nucleotide sequence GTGTGTCGATATTTTTGCCATCACAACAGAGAGTCCCATCCGGCTGATGGCGCGAGAGACGATATACAGCAGACCGGTACGGTCATGGGCGATTACATCAATAATCGTACAACGTCTGGAAGACTGATTATCAATTTCCACTCGACCCAGATCAAACTCACCACTCAGGCTGGCTGATTCCTGAAAACGTCGATTGTTTAAAAACATGGTTTTGGCATCACTCTCGCCTATCACGGCTTTGCGGATTTCCGTTTCGATCGCCTGCACGCGCGAGCGAGGTACTTCACTTGCGTAATCGTGATCAATGACGCGGAAACTGTCGACGACTCCACCGGAGGCACTCGTTGTAATCTGCGCGGAAATAATTTCCATCCGCCTCGAAGTAAATACACTGACCATGCGATGAAAACAGGACTGTGAATACAGGGCCGAAGCAATCACATGATAGTTAACTGTAGCGGTTTCCGGTTCAAATTCACCTTCAACAACGATTTGATCTGAAGGAAGGTTCTGCAGAATTTCAATGTCTGCTGCAATACGTTCGGGTGGGGTAACCAGCAGATAATGAGGAGAGAATGAATTGAACAGTTCTGTGAACCAGCTTTCCTCCTGTTCTTCTTCATGATCATGCAGAATGGGCAGATTCAAATAACTGCGCACCTGCTGCTTGACGCGCGAGAGTCGCTGATCGCGATTGTAGCGGGAATGTTTCCCCCCCAGCAGGAGCATGGTACGCTCATAAAGGTCTGCCAGCAGTTCTGATTTCCAGTCGGTGAAGACACCCGGACCCACGGCTGTGATATCTGCTGCAGTGAGAACATACAGCATACGTAATTTTTCGGGACTGCCGACTTTCTGGCTGAATGCGAACAGGATATCAGGATCAGAAATATCACGCCGAAAAGCCAGGTGGGCCATATTTAAATGTTCAAATACCAGGAAGACCAGCAGTTTCTGTTCTTCTTCTTTCAACCCCAGTCGAATTGAGGTCTCCGAGGCGATCATGGCTCCCATTTTACAGTGGTCTTCACCGTAGCCTTTCCCAATATCATGGAGCAGAATTGCCAGATTGAGGATATCTTTTTTCTCGATATGGCGGTACGAACTGCCGAGGCTTGAGTCGTCGTGATGAAACGTTTCAGCAGCTTCAATGGCGCGAAATGTGTGTTCGTCGACTGTATAACTGTGGTACTGATTAAATTGCAACAGGCAGTAGGCGTGTTTCATATACGGGATCAGTAGATTCAAGATCCCCGTTTCGGACATGGTTCTGAGTGTGGCGCCCAGGTTTGTACTGCGATCCAGAATGGCACGAAACAGATCGATCGACCTGTTGGAAACGGTAGGATTCAGGGTGAGGGCCGACTCCCGGATAGCGTCAAGCAGATCGGGAGCGATTGAAATTCCATACAGTGAGGCAGTATCAAACAGTTTCAGAATATCTTCCAGGCTGTTACAGACTTGAGCCCGGTATCTGGGGATCACGTCGAGATGATCGGGGGCGATCTTGAGAATGGAATCTGAACGATGTGTCATCAGGAAATCGTAGATGCACGAGAGCAAAGGCTGAGGTCGATGTGCTTTGATGAACCGTTCGGTGATCTCTGCAACGGCTTTACTGTGCCGAAAGTATTCCTGCATCAGCAGTTCCACGGGACGTTGACCGTTAGTGCCTTCAATCTGGCGTTGTTCGGCCATCCAGAGTTGTGTGTCTTTGGTGAACAGGTCCTGCTGACGACCGGCTTCGTAATGCAGTTGAATGCGTACTTTGAGCAGATAGTCGCGGGCATTTTTCAGTGTTCTGACATCGCGACTGTTGATCCGACCGTCGAGTCGCAGCATGTCAAGATTCGCGGTTCCATAGCGGGCAAATCCTGTCCAGCGCAGGAGGTGGATATCGCGGAGACCGCCGGGAGAACGCTTGATGTCGGGTTCCAGTTGCATGACCGCGCCGCCATGCTGTTTCCGTTCCTGCCAGCGTGCTTCGACACACTGTTCGAAGAAAACCCGTCTGCGAAATAAGATGACATGCCGGTAAAATGAACGGATGAGTTGTTCGGCGAGATGTTCGTCGCCCCAGATGGCGCGCGCTTCAATCATTGCCGTAGCAAATTCGGGTTCGGTGCGTGCCATTTTGACTGAGTCGGAAATGGTTCTGAGACTGTGCCCCAGTTTTAATCCGGCGTCCCAGCAGTTGCGAACGATGTCTCCGACAAATGCTGCAAATTCTTCATTCACCTGATTCCGGTACAGAAACAGCAGGTCGACATCAGAGTAGGGGGCCATTAATCCGCGACCGGAACCACCAATCACCAGGATCGAGCAGTTTTGCACCAGTAGCTTCTGGCGGGGTTCGGGAAGTTGCTGGAACTGATCCTGAATGATCTGCAGCAGCAGTTGTTCGATCGATTCGGCGATCGCTGTCGCGATCTGTAATCCACTGGCGCCAAGGCGCAAGAGTTCCTGACCACGTTGCCGGGCTTGTTCTACCTTCGTGCGATAGACAACAAATGGTTGTGTATTGCAGGAGGTTGACGGATGTGACATCATCAATTCCAGGCTGAAACGAACGCGAACAAAAGAAGCCCGGATTCAAGACAGAATATCTTGCAGGAAATCTGCCAATGGATCAGACCGCTTCCGGACCAGTTTCTCCCGTACGGATTCGAATGACTTCATCGAGACTGGTAATAAAAATTTTCCCGTCACCAATCTGCCCGGTACGTGCAACCTGTGTGATCGTTTCAATGGTCTTGGGAACCATATCGTCCTGGACCACAATCTCGAGTTTCACTTTCGGAAGAAAGTCAACGATATATTCATTGCCTCGATAGGTTTCCTTGTGGCCACGTTGGCGACCAAAACCACGGACTTCACTGACAGTCATTCCACTAATGCCAATTTCAGAAATCGCATTTTTGACTTCTTCAAGTTTATAGTGGCGAATGATTGCCTGAATCTTTTTCATTGAAAGTTCTTTCGAAAACCGTAATTTCAGTCACCCGGACTGACGTAAAGCAAAAGGGGCAAAAGCACGCCCCTCGCTTTAC is from Gimesia maris and encodes:
- a CDS encoding P-II family nitrogen regulator, with amino-acid sequence MKKIQAIIRHYKLEEVKNAISEIGISGMTVSEVRGFGRQRGHKETYRGNEYIVDFLPKVKLEIVVQDDMVPKTIETITQVARTGQIGDGKIFITSLDEVIRIRTGETGPEAV
- the glnD gene encoding [protein-PII] uridylyltransferase produces the protein MSHPSTSCNTQPFVVYRTKVEQARQRGQELLRLGASGLQIATAIAESIEQLLLQIIQDQFQQLPEPRQKLLVQNCSILVIGGSGRGLMAPYSDVDLLFLYRNQVNEEFAAFVGDIVRNCWDAGLKLGHSLRTISDSVKMARTEPEFATAMIEARAIWGDEHLAEQLIRSFYRHVILFRRRVFFEQCVEARWQERKQHGGAVMQLEPDIKRSPGGLRDIHLLRWTGFARYGTANLDMLRLDGRINSRDVRTLKNARDYLLKVRIQLHYEAGRQQDLFTKDTQLWMAEQRQIEGTNGQRPVELLMQEYFRHSKAVAEITERFIKAHRPQPLLSCIYDFLMTHRSDSILKIAPDHLDVIPRYRAQVCNSLEDILKLFDTASLYGISIAPDLLDAIRESALTLNPTVSNRSIDLFRAILDRSTNLGATLRTMSETGILNLLIPYMKHAYCLLQFNQYHSYTVDEHTFRAIEAAETFHHDDSSLGSSYRHIEKKDILNLAILLHDIGKGYGEDHCKMGAMIASETSIRLGLKEEEQKLLVFLVFEHLNMAHLAFRRDISDPDILFAFSQKVGSPEKLRMLYVLTAADITAVGPGVFTDWKSELLADLYERTMLLLGGKHSRYNRDQRLSRVKQQVRSYLNLPILHDHEEEQEESWFTELFNSFSPHYLLVTPPERIAADIEILQNLPSDQIVVEGEFEPETATVNYHVIASALYSQSCFHRMVSVFTSRRMEIISAQITTSASGGVVDSFRVIDHDYASEVPRSRVQAIETEIRKAVIGESDAKTMFLNNRRFQESASLSGEFDLGRVEIDNQSSRRCTIIDVIAHDRTGLLYIVSRAISRMGLSVVMAKISTHLDQVVDVFYVIDEYERKIEDGDRLQEVKEQLERTLHDFELEGYKRYQRV